The following are encoded in a window of Staphylospora marina genomic DNA:
- a CDS encoding stage V sporulation protein D codes for MIRNTHATVRKRLFAIVLTALFVFMVLLGRLAWVQLVQGPELTDKAKSLWGRNIPFEASRGKILDRNGKKLVYNVSAPSVVVIPAQVRDPAGTARILARILKAPEDKIYKQITKRVIYDWIKPWGRKITEEQARQIQGLRLPGIVVTEDSRRHYPFGTLAAHIFGFTGADNQGLAGLELIYDEKLTGSKGSVSFGSTASGTRLPGTHEEFTPPRDGLDLMLTLDYHIQAVIERELDQAMAQYQPENALVIAMHAKTGEILGMASRPTFDPAKYQSADPLVYNRNLPVWKTYEPGSTFKIITLAAALEEKKVNLKEGFHDPGHVTVGGARLRCWKAGGHGHQTFLEVVENSCNPGFVNLGQRLGKEKLFEYIRNFGFGEKTGIDLNGEAKGILFRESQVGPVELATTAFGQGVSVTPIQQVAAVAAAVNGGYLMQPHVAKAWVDPETGEVLEEIKPKVKRRVISESTSRQVREALESVVARGTGRKAFIDGYRVGGKTGTAQKVGPDGRYLQNNHIVSFIGFAPADDPQLVVYAAVDNPKGIQFGGVVAAPIVGDILDESLRYLQVPKRKNQIPPEDTPQTVPLVTVPKLIGEDVDKIRASLYSFPLEVRGQGNVVIDQIPKPGERVKKGTAVRIFLDQK; via the coding sequence ATGATCCGAAACACGCACGCCACGGTCCGAAAGCGGTTGTTTGCGATCGTGCTGACGGCCTTGTTCGTGTTCATGGTGCTGTTGGGTCGCCTGGCCTGGGTTCAGCTGGTTCAGGGACCGGAATTGACGGACAAGGCCAAAAGCCTGTGGGGAAGAAACATTCCGTTTGAAGCCAGCCGTGGAAAAATCCTGGACAGAAACGGAAAGAAACTGGTCTACAACGTCAGCGCCCCTTCCGTGGTGGTCATCCCGGCGCAAGTCCGCGATCCCGCCGGGACAGCCCGCATACTCGCCCGCATATTGAAAGCACCGGAAGACAAGATTTACAAGCAGATCACCAAACGGGTCATCTATGACTGGATCAAACCGTGGGGACGGAAGATCACGGAAGAGCAGGCCAGGCAGATCCAGGGACTTCGCCTGCCGGGCATCGTGGTGACCGAGGACAGCCGACGCCATTACCCGTTCGGAACGTTGGCCGCTCACATCTTCGGATTCACCGGGGCGGACAACCAGGGATTGGCCGGATTGGAGCTGATCTATGATGAAAAGCTGACCGGCAGCAAAGGGTCGGTGTCCTTCGGATCCACGGCCAGCGGAACCCGGCTTCCGGGCACGCACGAGGAGTTCACCCCTCCCCGGGACGGGCTGGATCTGATGTTGACGCTGGACTATCACATACAAGCGGTGATCGAACGGGAGCTGGATCAGGCCATGGCGCAATATCAACCGGAGAACGCCCTGGTGATCGCCATGCATGCCAAAACGGGCGAAATTCTCGGCATGGCCAGCAGACCCACCTTTGATCCCGCCAAGTACCAGAGCGCCGATCCGCTGGTCTACAACCGGAATCTTCCCGTCTGGAAAACGTATGAGCCCGGTTCCACGTTCAAGATCATCACATTGGCCGCCGCACTGGAGGAAAAGAAAGTGAATCTGAAAGAAGGGTTTCATGATCCGGGCCATGTAACGGTGGGCGGCGCGCGACTCCGCTGCTGGAAGGCGGGAGGGCACGGTCACCAGACCTTTCTGGAAGTGGTGGAAAACTCCTGCAACCCGGGGTTTGTCAACCTGGGACAAAGGCTGGGCAAAGAGAAGCTGTTTGAATATATCCGGAACTTCGGCTTTGGAGAGAAAACGGGCATCGATCTCAACGGGGAAGCCAAGGGCATTTTGTTCCGCGAAAGCCAGGTCGGACCGGTGGAGTTGGCCACCACGGCGTTCGGCCAGGGCGTTTCCGTCACTCCGATTCAACAGGTGGCCGCGGTGGCCGCAGCCGTCAACGGGGGATATCTGATGCAACCGCATGTGGCCAAAGCCTGGGTGGATCCGGAAACCGGAGAAGTGCTTGAGGAGATCAAGCCGAAGGTCAAACGGAGGGTGATCTCCGAAAGCACGTCCCGCCAGGTTCGGGAAGCTCTCGAAAGCGTCGTGGCCCGGGGCACCGGCCGCAAGGCGTTCATCGACGGGTACCGGGTGGGCGGCAAGACGGGAACCGCCCAAAAAGTGGGACCGGACGGGAGATATTTGCAAAACAACCATATTGTTTCGTTCATCGGATTTGCTCCGGCCGACGACCCGCAACTGGTGGTTTACGCGGCCGTGGACAACCCGAAAGGCATTCAGTTCGGCGGGGTGGTGGCGGCGCCAATCGTCGGTGACATTCTGGATGAGTCGCTCAGGTATTTGCAGGTACCCAAACGGAAAAATCAAATTCCGCCCGAAGACACACCGCAGACGGTTCCGCTGGTGACGGTTCCGAAGCTCATCGGGGAAGATGTCGACAAGATTCGAGCCAGTCTGTATTCTTTCCCGCTGGAAGTTCGGGGACAGGGCAACGTGGTGATCGATCAGATCCCGAAACCTGGGGAGAGAGTGAAGAAAGGAACGGCGGTTCGCATTTTCTTGGATCAAAAATGA
- a CDS encoding peptidoglycan D,D-transpeptidase FtsI family protein produces the protein MGVSLRKNKMRSLLVGMIFLLCFLIISIRLLWIQTVNSDEYLAEALETWIRKDRLTPKRGSVFDRTGTQRLAWEEDAWTFVANPDEVDDPKKTAAELSKVLGIDAKILEQILSRKVRKGEELRHGGKYRYPESVVRKVLELQEQKKIKGIYPKPTTARRYLSERAAHLIGFLNVDYQAMSGVEKYYDQVLRGNEGYIQYPKARTGMMLTDNPQEYKPPVHGKDLVLTLDMQIQQQVELELEEAIKNYNAKGGTAIVADPKTGEILAMASRPVFDPQNVAETINEKNARNLAVESQFEPGSTFKIVTLAAAVEEGLFDPDAKFMSGSVKVGDQMIRDWNGVGWGEISYREGVKLSSNVAFVMLGQKLGEKRLIRYIERFGFGDITRKLGERTGIDLPAEATGVYYGRRLYPSELAATAFGQGISVTPIQQVAAISAIANGGIWIQPHVMKEVREPGKTQVVSRFSPQKKRIISEGTARTVRELMRDVVKSGTGVEADIAGYRVAGKTGTAQKPDPEGRGYLKDSYVVSFIGFAPYDDPDVVVYVAIDEPVSPYGNVSGGTVAAPVAKEILGRTLKIRQYQQQRDFSTLK, from the coding sequence ATGGGTGTGTCACTGCGGAAGAACAAAATGCGTTCTTTGCTCGTCGGCATGATTTTTCTGTTATGTTTTTTGATCATCAGCATCCGGCTTCTGTGGATTCAGACGGTCAACTCCGACGAATATCTGGCGGAAGCGCTGGAAACCTGGATCCGGAAAGACCGTTTGACCCCAAAGCGGGGTTCCGTTTTCGACCGGACGGGCACCCAACGATTGGCGTGGGAAGAGGATGCCTGGACATTCGTGGCCAATCCCGACGAAGTGGATGACCCGAAAAAAACGGCGGCGGAACTCTCAAAGGTTTTGGGAATCGATGCGAAGATTCTGGAACAGATCCTCAGCCGCAAAGTGAGAAAAGGCGAAGAGCTGCGCCACGGAGGCAAATACCGGTATCCGGAGAGCGTCGTCCGCAAAGTGTTGGAGCTGCAAGAACAGAAGAAAATCAAAGGGATCTATCCCAAACCGACCACCGCCCGCCGGTATCTGTCCGAGAGGGCTGCTCATCTGATCGGTTTCCTGAACGTGGACTATCAGGCGATGAGCGGGGTTGAAAAATATTATGATCAGGTGCTGCGCGGCAATGAAGGATACATTCAGTATCCCAAAGCAAGGACCGGCATGATGCTCACCGACAACCCCCAAGAGTACAAACCTCCCGTTCACGGCAAAGACTTGGTCCTGACCCTCGACATGCAGATTCAACAGCAGGTGGAGCTTGAACTGGAAGAGGCGATCAAAAACTACAACGCCAAGGGCGGAACGGCCATCGTCGCCGATCCCAAGACGGGGGAAATCCTTGCGATGGCCAGCCGACCGGTGTTTGACCCGCAAAATGTCGCGGAAACGATCAATGAGAAAAATGCCCGCAACCTTGCGGTGGAAAGTCAGTTTGAGCCGGGATCCACATTCAAGATCGTCACGTTGGCCGCCGCCGTCGAGGAAGGGTTGTTTGATCCCGATGCCAAGTTCATGTCCGGTTCGGTCAAGGTGGGGGACCAGATGATCCGCGATTGGAACGGGGTCGGCTGGGGGGAGATTTCCTACCGGGAAGGAGTCAAACTCTCCAGCAACGTGGCGTTTGTCATGCTGGGACAAAAGTTGGGAGAAAAACGGTTGATCCGTTACATCGAGCGGTTCGGGTTCGGGGACATCACCCGAAAACTCGGTGAGAGGACCGGAATCGATCTCCCGGCTGAAGCGACCGGCGTGTATTACGGCAGACGGCTGTATCCGTCCGAACTGGCCGCCACCGCCTTCGGACAGGGGATCTCCGTCACGCCCATTCAACAGGTGGCCGCCATTTCGGCGATTGCCAACGGCGGGATATGGATTCAGCCGCACGTGATGAAAGAGGTCCGGGAACCCGGAAAAACGCAGGTCGTTTCCCGGTTTTCTCCGCAAAAGAAGAGAATCATCAGCGAAGGAACTGCCCGCACGGTACGCGAATTGATGCGGGATGTGGTCAAGAGCGGAACGGGAGTGGAGGCGGACATCGCCGGTTACCGGGTGGCGGGCAAAACGGGAACGGCGCAAAAGCCCGACCCGGAAGGCAGAGGATACCTGAAGGACAGCTATGTGGTTTCTTTCATCGGTTTTGCTCCTTATGATGACCCTGACGTGGTGGTGTACGTGGCCATCGACGAGCCCGTCAGTCCTTACGGAAACGTCTCGGGCGGAACCGTGGCCGCACCGGTGGCCAAGGAGATTCTCGGCCGCACGTTGAAAATCCGTCAATATCAACAACAAAGGGATTTCTCCACCTTAAAATGA